The following proteins come from a genomic window of Thermoleophilia bacterium:
- the rpsM gene encoding 30S ribosomal protein S13: MARIAGVNIPPQKRVEIGLTYIYGVGRSTSNQILTVVGIDPETKVRDLTEEEIVRLREAIDRDLTVEGDLRRERSQNIKRLMDIGCYRGIRHRRGMPVNGQRTRTNARTRKGPKKTISGKRKK, translated from the coding sequence ATGGCACGAATCGCAGGCGTCAATATCCCGCCGCAAAAGCGGGTGGAGATAGGACTCACGTATATCTACGGGGTTGGGCGTTCCACGTCGAACCAGATCCTCACCGTTGTCGGAATCGACCCCGAGACCAAGGTGCGCGACCTCACGGAAGAGGAGATCGTGCGCCTGCGCGAGGCTATCGATCGGGACCTGACGGTCGAGGGCGACCTGCGACGTGAGCGTTCCCAGAACATCAAGCGCCTTATGGATATCGGCTGCTATCGCGGCATTCGACACCGTCGCGGCATGCCTGTGAACGGCCAGCGTACGCGCACCAACGCACGCACGCGCAAGGGGCCGAAGAAGACGATTAGCGGCAAGCGCAAGAAGTGA
- the rpmJ gene encoding 50S ribosomal protein L36 translates to MKVRASVKPICEKCKIIRRHGTVQVICANPRHRQRQG, encoded by the coding sequence ATGAAAGTTAGAGCATCAGTCAAGCCGATCTGCGAGAAGTGCAAGATCATCCGTCGCCACGGCACGGTCCAAGTGATCTGCGCGAACCCGCGGCATCGTCAACGGCAGGGGTAA
- the infA gene encoding translation initiation factor IF-1 — MGRKEEAIEIEGEVVEALPNTMFRVHLDNNHEVLAHISGKMRMNYIRILPGDKVKVELSPYDLTRGRITYRFK; from the coding sequence ATGGGGCGCAAAGAAGAAGCAATCGAGATTGAGGGCGAGGTCGTGGAGGCCCTGCCCAACACCATGTTTAGGGTGCATCTCGACAACAACCATGAAGTGCTGGCTCACATCTCCGGCAAGATGCGCATGAACTACATCCGTATTCTTCCCGGAGACAAGGTCAAGGTCGAGCTTTCGCCGTACGACCTGACACGGGGTAGGATCACGTACCGGTTCAAGTAG
- the map gene encoding type I methionyl aminopeptidase, which produces MIVRKSSAEIERIAAAGEVLAECLDMLLAKAAVGLTTADLDKAAEDFIRQHGGVPTFLGYRGFPASICASPNDMVVHGIPGRQRIAEGDVLSLDVGVTLAGYIADSAATVAVGHVEREIDRLLAVTAESLEAGLAECVQGRRLGDISHAVQEVVEAAGFSVVRSLVGHGVGREMHEDPQIPNYGEAGRGPRLEEGMVFAIEPMVNVGNYDVYVGDDGWAISTADGSLSAHFEHTVAVGKKAPRVLTRRPSEFHRA; this is translated from the coding sequence GTGATCGTCCGCAAGTCGTCAGCTGAGATCGAGAGGATCGCCGCCGCCGGAGAAGTTCTGGCGGAGTGCTTGGACATGCTTCTTGCCAAGGCGGCGGTGGGGCTCACAACGGCCGATCTCGACAAGGCGGCCGAGGACTTCATTCGCCAGCATGGCGGCGTGCCGACATTTCTCGGCTACCGCGGGTTCCCGGCGTCGATCTGTGCGTCGCCGAACGACATGGTCGTGCACGGTATTCCCGGACGCCAGCGCATCGCAGAGGGCGACGTCCTCAGTCTCGACGTCGGCGTAACGCTGGCGGGTTACATCGCGGATTCCGCCGCCACGGTGGCGGTCGGTCATGTGGAGAGGGAGATCGACCGTCTTCTGGCCGTCACGGCGGAGTCTCTCGAGGCTGGGCTCGCGGAGTGCGTGCAGGGTCGCCGCTTGGGTGACATTTCGCACGCGGTGCAGGAAGTAGTGGAGGCAGCGGGATTCAGCGTCGTGCGCTCGCTTGTGGGACATGGCGTCGGACGAGAGATGCATGAAGACCCGCAGATCCCCAACTACGGCGAGGCCGGCCGCGGCCCTCGTCTTGAGGAGGGGATGGTCTTCGCAATCGAGCCCATGGTGAACGTGGGCAACTACGACGTCTATGTGGGCGATGATGGTTGGGCTATCTCGACCGCCGATGGCAGTCTGTCGGCGCACTTCGAGCACACCGTGGCCGTGGGCAAGAAGGCGCCGCGCGTGCTGACGCGCCGTCCCTCAGAATTCCATCGTGCGTGA
- a CDS encoding adenylate kinase — protein MTRSQQRNVILLGAPGAGKGTQAERMRDRFSLPHISTGDMLRAAVARGTEMGLAAKKLMDAGALVSDDVVVGIVRDRLAEADAAEGFLLDGFPRTLDQAESLDETLAAAGRAVTDVILLDVPEGELVDRLAGRRLCRSCGKPHHVTYSPPAVDGQCDDCAGELYQRDDDNEATVSNRLDVYRRQTEPLVDYYADRGVLRRVESSGLTPDEVFAAIEKILDRQASA, from the coding sequence ATGACCAGATCACAGCAAAGAAACGTGATCCTCCTCGGCGCCCCTGGCGCCGGCAAAGGGACGCAAGCGGAGCGGATGCGCGATCGCTTCTCTCTGCCGCACATCTCCACAGGCGACATGCTGCGTGCCGCAGTGGCTCGGGGCACCGAGATGGGCTTGGCGGCGAAGAAACTCATGGACGCTGGTGCGCTTGTATCCGACGACGTTGTCGTCGGCATCGTGCGCGACAGGCTGGCTGAGGCGGATGCCGCCGAGGGTTTCCTTCTCGATGGCTTTCCGCGCACGCTGGATCAAGCGGAGAGTCTCGACGAGACGCTCGCCGCCGCCGGTCGCGCTGTGACCGACGTCATTCTGCTCGACGTTCCTGAGGGCGAGCTCGTCGATCGGCTTGCCGGTCGACGTCTGTGCCGCTCATGCGGGAAACCGCATCACGTCACGTACAGCCCTCCGGCGGTCGATGGCCAGTGCGACGATTGCGCCGGGGAGTTGTACCAGCGCGATGACGACAACGAAGCCACGGTGAGCAACCGCCTGGATGTCTACCGTCGGCAGACTGAGCCGTTGGTCGACTACTACGCTGATCGCGGGGTGCTCAGGCGAGTCGAGAGCAGCGGACTCACTCCAGATGAGGTTTTTGCCGCTATTGAGAAGATCCTCGACCGGCAAGCCAGCGCGTGA
- the secY gene encoding preprotein translocase subunit SecY, with protein sequence MNNKLWQSLANAWMLPELRTKVLFTAAMLAIYRLGAHVPVPGINVDALESLFSQGAAGVLGFLDMFSGGALRRVTLFALGIMPYITASIIMQLLTVVIPKLEELAKEGEQGQKQITKYTRYLTVVLSTLQAIGYVFVFRSQGAFFDLTWWKAVLIVVSLVAGAVFVMWLGELITARGIGNGMSILIFVSIISRIPSGSAQLFTMGAVTISLFVIIALAVVVGVVWITSGERRVPVQYAKRVVGRRMMGGQSTFIPLKVNMAGVIPVIFASSVMMIIPTFTSFFGTDGLAGWFTDNFGPSSFPFIVFEAVLIVVFTYFYTAVTFNPIDQADNLKKYGGFIPGVRPGRPTAEFLDRILTRLTFPGALFLAALAVLPWLMTLVLNVPFYFGGTSLLIVVGVALDTMRQMEAQLLMRHYEGFLK encoded by the coding sequence GTGAACAATAAGCTCTGGCAGTCGCTCGCCAATGCCTGGATGCTCCCCGAGCTCCGCACCAAGGTGTTGTTCACGGCGGCCATGCTGGCAATCTACCGTCTTGGCGCGCATGTGCCCGTGCCCGGCATCAATGTCGACGCGCTGGAAAGTCTGTTCAGCCAGGGCGCGGCCGGCGTACTCGGCTTTCTCGACATGTTCTCCGGGGGTGCCCTGCGCAGGGTGACGCTGTTTGCGCTCGGCATCATGCCGTACATCACGGCGTCGATCATCATGCAGTTGCTCACCGTCGTGATTCCCAAGCTTGAAGAGTTGGCCAAGGAAGGCGAGCAGGGTCAGAAGCAGATCACCAAGTACACGCGTTACTTGACCGTCGTTCTCTCGACCTTGCAGGCGATAGGTTACGTCTTCGTATTCCGCAGTCAGGGGGCGTTCTTCGATCTCACCTGGTGGAAAGCCGTGCTCATCGTGGTAAGCCTTGTTGCGGGCGCCGTCTTCGTGATGTGGCTCGGCGAATTGATCACCGCACGGGGCATTGGCAACGGCATGTCGATCCTCATCTTCGTCAGCATCATCTCGAGAATCCCCAGTGGGTCGGCGCAACTGTTCACGATGGGCGCGGTCACGATCAGTCTGTTCGTGATCATCGCGCTCGCTGTGGTTGTCGGCGTGGTCTGGATCACAAGCGGTGAGCGGCGTGTCCCCGTGCAGTACGCGAAGCGCGTGGTTGGCCGACGCATGATGGGCGGTCAGAGCACCTTCATCCCTCTCAAGGTCAACATGGCAGGCGTGATACCGGTGATCTTCGCGTCGTCCGTGATGATGATCATTCCCACGTTCACTTCGTTCTTCGGTACAGATGGCCTCGCCGGGTGGTTCACCGACAACTTCGGGCCCAGCAGCTTCCCGTTCATCGTGTTCGAGGCAGTGCTGATCGTTGTCTTCACGTACTTCTACACAGCGGTCACGTTCAACCCAATCGACCAGGCCGACAACCTGAAGAAGTACGGTGGGTTCATTCCCGGAGTACGCCCCGGTCGTCCAACGGCCGAGTTTCTCGACCGCATCCTAACGCGACTCACGTTCCCCGGCGCTCTCTTCCTGGCTGCGTTGGCTGTCTTGCCGTGGCTCATGACGCTTGTTCTCAATGTTCCGTTCTACTTTGGCGGCACGTCGCTGCTCATCGTCGTCGGCGTTGCTCTCGACACTATGCGACAGATGGAAGCCCAACTCCTCATGCGCCACTACGAGGGCTTCCTCAAGTAA
- the rplO gene encoding 50S ribosomal protein L15 translates to MTELGLHNLRPNPGSTKNTKRLGRGKGSGQGKTAGKGHKGYNSRSGGGVRPGYEGGQMPIYMRLGKMRGAHMKKSMPIGPFRTYAIPVNVGRLAEAFAAGDSVTPETLVEKRIVKNTRTPIKILGGGELALALNVQMHMFSRTAIEKIEAAGGKAELL, encoded by the coding sequence ATGACCGAACTAGGACTGCACAACCTGCGCCCAAATCCGGGCTCGACGAAGAATACCAAGCGTCTTGGTCGTGGGAAGGGATCCGGCCAGGGAAAGACCGCCGGCAAGGGCCACAAGGGATACAACTCTCGTTCCGGCGGGGGCGTTCGGCCCGGGTACGAGGGTGGTCAGATGCCGATCTACATGCGCCTCGGCAAGATGCGTGGCGCACACATGAAGAAGAGCATGCCCATTGGCCCGTTTCGCACGTACGCCATCCCGGTGAACGTCGGTCGCCTGGCCGAAGCATTCGCTGCGGGCGATAGTGTGACGCCCGAGACACTCGTGGAGAAGCGTATCGTCAAGAACACTCGCACGCCGATCAAGATTCTTGGGGGCGGAGAGCTCGCTCTGGCGCTGAACGTCCAGATGCACATGTTCTCACGCACCGCGATCGAGAAAATTGAGGCTGCCGGCGGCAAGGCCGAGCTCCTCTAG
- the rpmD gene encoding 50S ribosomal protein L30, whose product MTTYLEITQVKSAIGCRPQARGTLRALGLKRIRHTVVHEDTPVIRGMVNKVAYLLEVRPTTEKQ is encoded by the coding sequence ATGACCACCTATCTTGAGATCACTCAGGTGAAGAGCGCCATCGGTTGTCGGCCGCAGGCGCGTGGAACGCTCCGCGCTCTCGGGCTCAAGCGCATCCGTCACACAGTGGTGCACGAGGACACGCCTGTGATTCGCGGCATGGTGAACAAGGTGGCGTACCTTCTTGAGGTGCGCCCCACAACAGAGAAGCAGTGA
- the rpsE gene encoding 30S ribosomal protein S5, with protein MARGSFNEGSELKERVVHINRVAKVVKGGRRFSFTALVVVGDENGHVGAGYGKAREVPLAIQKAIEDAKKNLFTVPRYNGVTTTHQVIGRFGAARVLLKPAAPGTGVIASGGVRAVLELAGVRDILTKSLGTTNPINLVRATVAGLQDLKTPESVARLRGVSVAKVLGLADREVADDDLAVKEA; from the coding sequence GTGGCTAGAGGATCATTCAACGAAGGCAGCGAGCTCAAGGAGCGCGTCGTCCATATTAATCGCGTCGCCAAGGTCGTGAAGGGCGGCCGCCGGTTCTCGTTCACGGCTCTGGTTGTCGTCGGCGATGAGAACGGCCACGTAGGGGCCGGCTACGGCAAGGCTCGCGAAGTCCCGCTCGCGATTCAGAAGGCGATCGAGGATGCGAAGAAGAACCTGTTCACCGTGCCGCGTTACAATGGCGTAACGACGACACATCAAGTGATCGGCCGTTTCGGTGCGGCACGAGTTCTGCTGAAGCCGGCGGCGCCAGGTACCGGTGTCATCGCCTCGGGCGGTGTCCGCGCCGTTCTTGAGCTCGCCGGTGTACGTGACATTCTCACGAAGTCGCTCGGCACGACCAATCCGATCAATCTGGTCCGCGCTACCGTTGCCGGTCTCCAGGATCTCAAGACGCCAGAGAGCGTCGCGCGGCTGCGCGGTGTGTCGGTGGCGAAGGTCTTGGGTCTTGCCGATCGCGAAGTCGCTGACGACGACCTGGCGGTCAAGGAGGCCTGA
- the rplR gene encoding 50S ribosomal protein L18, translating into MSVLSIRDARARRKRRIRGRVAGTPERPRVSVFRSNKAIYVQIVDDQAGVTMAAARSTEVERGGLEKTAVAKKVGALLAERAKERGIEQVVFDRSGYLYHGRVKALAEGAREGGLVF; encoded by the coding sequence ATGAGCGTACTCAGCATTAGAGATGCCCGGGCTCGGCGGAAGCGGCGAATTCGTGGCCGTGTTGCGGGTACTCCCGAGCGCCCCAGGGTGTCCGTGTTTCGGTCGAACAAGGCGATCTACGTGCAGATCGTCGACGACCAGGCTGGTGTCACAATGGCGGCGGCGCGGTCAACCGAGGTCGAGCGCGGCGGTCTTGAGAAGACGGCTGTGGCGAAGAAGGTCGGCGCCCTGCTTGCAGAGAGGGCGAAGGAAAGAGGGATCGAACAGGTCGTGTTCGATCGCTCTGGCTACTTGTATCACGGCCGCGTGAAGGCTCTGGCCGAGGGCGCCCGTGAGGGTGGCCTGGTTTTCTGA
- the rplF gene encoding 50S ribosomal protein L6 — translation MSRIGKAPIPLPSNVQFTYDNAVVTVKGPKGELTQRVPREMIVEAGDGVIQVKRPTDSGPHRSLHGLTRTLIANMVTGVTDGFEKRLEVVGVGYRAGVKGDALELLVGYSHPVVVDPPEHVAFETPQATVIVVKGIDKQVVGEVAAKIRALRPPEPYKGKGIRYAGEFVQRKVGKRA, via the coding sequence ATGTCGAGGATCGGAAAGGCCCCAATCCCGCTGCCGAGCAACGTGCAGTTTACGTACGACAATGCGGTTGTGACGGTCAAGGGACCTAAGGGCGAGCTCACGCAGCGCGTGCCACGCGAGATGATCGTGGAGGCTGGCGACGGCGTGATTCAGGTGAAGAGGCCAACCGACAGCGGTCCGCATCGCTCGCTGCATGGTCTCACGCGCACGCTCATTGCTAACATGGTCACAGGCGTCACGGACGGCTTCGAGAAGCGACTCGAGGTAGTTGGTGTTGGCTATCGAGCTGGAGTCAAGGGCGACGCGCTTGAGCTTCTCGTCGGATACAGTCATCCGGTCGTCGTCGATCCGCCGGAGCATGTCGCTTTCGAGACCCCACAGGCGACTGTGATTGTGGTAAAGGGGATCGACAAGCAAGTCGTCGGTGAGGTCGCCGCGAAGATCCGCGCGCTTCGTCCTCCTGAGCCGTACAAGGGCAAGGGCATTCGGTATGCCGGGGAGTTCGTGCAGCGCAAGGTCGGCAAGCGGGCCTAG
- the rpsH gene encoding 30S ribosomal protein S8, whose amino-acid sequence MSMTDPIADMLTRIRNGNTARHSTVDVPSSKMKLEIARLMTDLGYVVGYETKRGEQGDVIVIELKYGKNRERVISGIKRVSKPGRRVYANKESLPKVLGGLGTAIISTSHGLVTSAEARRLGLGGEVICFIW is encoded by the coding sequence ATGTCGATGACAGACCCCATCGCCGACATGCTGACACGCATTCGCAATGGCAACACAGCGCGTCATTCTACGGTGGACGTGCCCTCATCCAAGATGAAGCTCGAGATCGCGCGACTGATGACGGACCTTGGGTACGTCGTGGGTTACGAGACGAAGCGCGGAGAGCAGGGCGACGTTATCGTGATCGAGCTCAAGTACGGTAAGAACAGAGAACGGGTCATTTCTGGCATCAAGCGCGTCTCCAAGCCAGGGCGTCGGGTGTACGCCAACAAGGAGTCGTTGCCCAAGGTGCTTGGTGGGCTCGGGACGGCGATCATCTCGACGTCGCACGGACTGGTGACGAGCGCGGAGGCGCGCCGACTCGGTCTGGGCGGCGAGGTGATCTGCTTCATCTGGTAA
- a CDS encoding type Z 30S ribosomal protein S14 → MAKTSLVVKAGRKQRYSTREYSRCNRCGRPRAYYRKFGLCRICLREVAHQGVIPGLTKSSW, encoded by the coding sequence ATGGCGAAGACATCCCTCGTGGTGAAGGCCGGGCGCAAGCAGCGCTACTCAACGCGCGAATACAGCCGCTGCAACCGTTGCGGACGCCCCCGCGCCTACTACCGCAAATTCGGGCTCTGCCGCATCTGCTTGCGCGAGGTTGCGCATCAAGGCGTCATCCCTGGCCTAACGAAGTCGAGCTGGTGA
- the rplE gene encoding 50S ribosomal protein L5, with the protein MARLKDKYFKEIVPELVEEFGYRNIMEVPRVTKVTLNMGVGEAKTNAKLLDDAVEEMALIAGQRPAITKARKSIASFKVREGMSIGCRVTLRGERMYEMIDRLVSIALPRIRDFRGISPSQFDGRGNFAMGVKEQAIFPEIDYDSVEQSRGLNIVITTTAKTDEEGRALLAKLGMPFRSN; encoded by the coding sequence ATGGCCAGGCTGAAGGACAAGTACTTCAAAGAGATCGTGCCGGAGCTCGTGGAGGAGTTCGGCTACCGTAACATCATGGAAGTGCCGCGGGTCACCAAAGTCACGCTCAACATGGGCGTCGGTGAGGCGAAAACCAATGCGAAGCTGCTTGACGATGCAGTCGAGGAGATGGCGCTCATCGCGGGGCAGCGTCCGGCGATTACCAAGGCGCGGAAGTCGATCGCGAGCTTCAAGGTTCGTGAGGGGATGTCGATCGGCTGTCGAGTCACATTGCGTGGCGAGCGAATGTACGAGATGATCGACCGACTCGTGTCGATTGCCCTGCCGCGTATTCGCGACTTCCGCGGCATCTCGCCGAGCCAGTTTGACGGCCGCGGCAATTTCGCCATGGGCGTCAAAGAGCAAGCCATCTTCCCTGAGATCGACTACGACTCGGTCGAGCAATCTCGCGGTCTCAATATCGTCATCACGACGACGGCGAAGACGGACGAGGAAGGGCGTGCGCTGCTAGCCAAGCTCGGCATGCCGTTCCGTTCGAACTAG
- the rplX gene encoding 50S ribosomal protein L24, producing the protein MNKSKIKKGDQVKVMSGKEAGKTGTVTRVESETGKVVIERLNMMKRHTKPHPKKNPQGGVIEREAPMDASNVMVVCPACGQPTRVGYRLLDGGGKVRKCRRSSCGRDIDKA; encoded by the coding sequence ATGAACAAGAGCAAGATCAAGAAGGGTGATCAGGTCAAGGTCATGTCCGGCAAAGAGGCCGGCAAGACCGGCACCGTTACGCGGGTTGAGTCCGAGACTGGGAAGGTCGTGATCGAGCGCCTCAACATGATGAAGCGTCACACGAAGCCTCACCCGAAGAAGAATCCGCAGGGCGGCGTCATCGAGCGCGAGGCGCCGATGGACGCTTCGAACGTGATGGTCGTGTGCCCCGCGTGTGGCCAGCCCACCCGTGTGGGGTACCGCCTGCTCGATGGTGGCGGCAAGGTCAGGAAGTGCCGTCGCAGTAGCTGCGGCAGAGACATCGACAAGGCGTAA
- the rplN gene encoding 50S ribosomal protein L14 has protein sequence MIQVETRLRVADNTGAREILCIRIRGGSKRRYGRVGDVIVGTVKAATPGGSVKKGDVVRAVVVRTKKEFGRKDGTYIAFDENAAVLIDNQNNPRGTRIFGPVARELRENNFMKIVSLAPEVL, from the coding sequence ATGATTCAAGTTGAGACCAGACTACGAGTGGCCGACAACACCGGCGCCCGCGAGATCTTGTGTATTCGCATCCGTGGCGGCTCTAAGCGACGCTATGGCAGGGTCGGTGACGTGATCGTCGGCACAGTGAAGGCCGCCACGCCAGGCGGTAGCGTGAAGAAGGGCGACGTCGTGCGTGCTGTGGTGGTGCGCACGAAGAAGGAGTTCGGCCGCAAGGACGGCACATACATCGCGTTCGACGAGAATGCCGCCGTGCTCATCGACAATCAGAACAACCCGCGCGGGACCCGCATCTTCGGTCCCGTGGCCCGCGAGCTGCGCGAGAACAACTTCATGAAGATCGTGTCGCTCGCACCCGAGGTCCTCTGA
- the rpsQ gene encoding 30S ribosomal protein S17 gives MPEKISGRKERRGIVVSDAMDKTIVVRIDVTQKHQLYGKVVRRSTKLHAHDELNAAGKGDLVRVVETRPLSATKRWRLLEILEKAK, from the coding sequence ATTCCGGAGAAGATCTCTGGTCGCAAGGAACGCCGGGGGATCGTCGTCAGCGACGCGATGGACAAGACCATTGTGGTGCGCATCGATGTGACTCAGAAGCACCAGCTCTACGGAAAGGTTGTGCGTCGTTCGACCAAGCTGCACGCCCACGACGAGCTCAATGCAGCCGGAAAGGGTGATCTCGTTCGCGTGGTCGAGACACGCCCGCTCAGTGCTACCAAGCGGTGGCGTCTTCTCGAGATCCTCGAGAAGGCCAAGTAA
- the rpmC gene encoding 50S ribosomal protein L29 has translation MKANKLRELSDDELGVRLKDTRKELFNLRFQHATGQLENPQNLNATRREIARLLTLQAERDRARNAAGGEA, from the coding sequence TTGAAGGCTAACAAGCTGCGCGAGCTCTCCGACGATGAGCTCGGGGTTCGCCTGAAGGACACGCGGAAAGAGCTCTTCAATCTCCGGTTCCAGCACGCCACGGGACAGCTCGAGAACCCGCAGAATCTCAACGCTACGCGTCGCGAAATCGCTCGTCTGCTGACTCTGCAGGCGGAGCGGGATCGCGCCCGCAATGCAGCCGGTGGTGAGGCGTAA
- the rplP gene encoding 50S ribosomal protein L16 — MLLPKRIKHRKVQRGRMAGAAKGGTSIEFGDFGLKALQCGWVTNRQIESARIAMTRYMKRGGKVWINVFPHKPITRKAAETRMGGGKGSPESWVAVVKPGKVLFEVSGVSESVAREAMRLAMHKLPVKCKFVTREGSLFEG; from the coding sequence ATGCTCCTGCCGAAGAGAATCAAGCATAGAAAGGTACAGCGTGGCCGCATGGCCGGCGCTGCGAAAGGCGGCACCTCGATTGAGTTCGGTGACTTCGGGCTCAAGGCTCTGCAATGTGGGTGGGTGACGAATCGCCAGATCGAGTCCGCGCGTATCGCGATGACGCGTTACATGAAGCGCGGCGGCAAGGTGTGGATCAATGTGTTTCCGCACAAGCCAATCACCCGCAAGGCGGCCGAGACACGCATGGGCGGCGGCAAGGGTTCGCCCGAATCGTGGGTCGCCGTCGTGAAGCCTGGGAAGGTCTTGTTCGAGGTGTCCGGAGTGAGCGAGTCGGTGGCGCGCGAAGCCATGCGTCTCGCCATGCATAAGTTGCCCGTGAAATGCAAGTTTGTGACGAGGGAGGGGAGTCTCTTTGAAGGCTAA